TGGCGAAGAAGAAAAAGGACGACCAGCGCGTTATCGTTGCGTGGTGAAGAGTCCGACTGCGAGACCGAAGGCAGCACCCGTCGCCGTCCACTCTGTCGAGTAGCCAACGGCACCTCCAATCATCGAACCGAGGAGAACCCCGACGATAATCGTCGCCGCGAAGACGAGTGTCAGTTGAGTGATTCTACGTCGAGACATACAGGATTCTATGACTGTCAAGATGATAGCCTCATCGGTTCGATAGCAAATTGTCCATCAATCGACACTTCGTTTTACTATCTTGCGCGACGGCGTGTTCGGTATGACAGTCATCGCGATGTTGAGTGTCGCACCAGTTACCGAAGGGAGCATGTCCGGCGAAGTCGCCAAGGCGGTCGCCGCACTCGACGACTTCGACGTCTCCTACGAGACGAACCCGATGGGAACTATCGTCGAGGCGGCCGATATCGACGAACTGCTCGCGGCGGTGGCGGCGGCTCACAAGGCGGTCGACGGTGACCGAGTGAGCACGTTCCTGAAGATAGACGACAAACGAACGGTCGACCAGCGGGCCGCGGACAAGGTCTCGGCCGTCGAAGAACACCTCGGACGCCCGGCCAAACGCGACCACGAGTAAGCTGCCGACGCGTGCCTCAGGCGACGCACGCTGAGACACGTCCACGCACGCCGGAGAGCGGGCGACTGACAAACCCTTTAGCCGAAGGCGCGTAATCGGCGCCCATGGAAAGCATCAATCGAATGGCCATCGAACTGGTCGACGAGGCGCTCGATTTCGCCGACGAACTCGGCATCGAGGGCTACGAACTCGACTCCGGTGCGACGGTCATCGACTTCGGCGTCGACGCCGACGGCGGTGTCGAAGCGGGGATGCTCCTCGCTGAGATTCAGACCGCCGGCCTCGCGACGGTGCAGACACGAATGGGCGACGTTGCGGGCACGCCACGCCCAACCGTCGAACTCTCGACGGACCGCCCCGCACTCGCACTCCTCTGTTCACAGAAAGCAGGGTGGGAACTCGTCTTCGACGACTTCGACGGACTCGGGTCGGGTCCCGCCCGCGCGCTCGTCGGTGAGGAAGAAGAGTTCCACCACCTCGGCTACTACGACGAGTTCGACCTGACGGCGCTCACCGTCGAGAGCATCAACCTGCCGACCGACGAGGTTGCAGAACACGTCGCTGACATGTGCGGTGTCGAACCCAGTGCCGTCTTCTTGCCGACGTACGCGACCGGTTCGCTCGCAGGGAGCGTCACGGGCGCGGCCCGGACGGCGGAACTCGCGATGTTCAACCTGTTCGAAGCAGGGTACGAACCGTCGAGTGTCATCTCGGCCAGCGGGTCGGCCCCGCTGGCACCGGTCAGTTTCGACGAAGGTGTCGCCATGAGTCGAACGAACGACGCCGTCGCCTACGGTGGGAAGGTTCACTTGACCGTCGCCGAGGACTTCGACGACTTCGACCGCGCCATCTCGACGGCCGGCGAAGAGTACGGCGTCCCGTTCGAGCAACTGTTCGAAGACGCCGAGTGGGACTTCGGCGAGGTCGACCCCGGCGTGTTCGGTCCGGCACAGGCGACCATCGACGTGGTGGACGGCCCCACCTACACCTTCGGTGAGACGGACGAGGACGTCCTCGCCGAATCGTTCGGACTGTGAGGCGAAAGCCGGTCCCGCCCGCCCCGGATGCACTCGACCGACTCTGGGAGGCACACCGCGCGGTCCCGCTGATTCCGGGGTCCGAAGACGACTGCTGTGGCCGCCTCGCCACACGGTTAGACGTGACGCCGGACGAGGGTCGTGACTGGCTCGTCTTCTGTCAATCACTCGGCCTCGCTCGGGAGACGAGTCGCGGATTCGAGCGCCTCCGCGACGAGAAGACCGTCGAAGACCTCGGGCACGCGTTCGTCGAGCACGTCTTTGGCGCTCGGGAGGTGCTGGATGCACTCGGCGACGACCCACGTTCGGCCGACGCCGTGTTCGACGCGTTCGAACCGACAGTCCCGAACTGGGAACGGCACCGCGACCCAACTGGGTGGGAGACGCGCTGGCGTGACCGTGTACTCGACCTCCTCGACTGGGCAGTGCTGTTCAGACTCGCACGGCACGAAACAGCCGGATACGCCGCAGTCGACGCCTGAGTCTGCTTACTCGACGCTGGTCACGGTCCCGACGCCTTTCGACCGGCCTTCGCGGAAGACGAATCGCTGGCCTTCTTCGACGAAGTACGGCCGGAATTTGAACTCGACGCGAGTCTTCCCCGTATCGCCCGGGAGGAGTTGTCCACCCTCTGGGTAGAAGACAGCCGCTTCAGAGGCGGTTTCGAGGTGGACGACCGGTTCGTACCCCTCACGGATGCGCGTCGGGTGGTTGAGCACCATCACTTCGGCTTCGAACTCGCGGACTGCAGTGGGTTCGGCGTCGATTGGGAGCAACACCATTCCACGTTCGATTTCTGACTCACTGACGCCTTTGAGGGCGATTCCGACGATGCGTCCGGCGTTCGCCCGGTCGACACGGTGGTAGTGCATCTCGATGGACCGAACTTCGACTTCTTTGAACGACCCGTCTGCCATCGGACCCAAGAGGAGTGCGTCTCCCGCTTCGACCGCGCCAGAGTTGACCGTTCCGGACGCGACGGCGCCGACGCCAGTGACCGAGTACGTCCGGTCGATGTACATCTTGAAGTCACCCTCTGCGGCGCTTCGCTTCGGGAGCGACTCGAACATGTGGTCGAGTTCGTCGATACCGTCCATCTCGACGGCGCTCGTCAGGACGATTGGGACCACCGACTCGCTAATCTCGTCGACCGCGGCCTCGACGCCGTGGCGTTCGACGCTGAGTGGGGTTCGGCCCACACCGCGAAGGAGTCGTTCGACCTCGCGTTCGACCTCGTCGAGTCGCTCTGCTGAGACGGCGTCTGTCTTCGTGATGGCGACGATTGTCGGCAGTTCCATCGCGAGGAGGATGCCGAGGTGTTCGCGGGTCGTCCGGGTCGGTCCGTCGTCGGCGGCGACGACGAGGAGGCCGTAGTCGAGTCGTTGCCCGACGAGGCCGCGAATCGTCGTCCGAAGCCACGGTTCGTGGCCGACGGTATCGACGAACGAGACCAGTCGGTCGGCATCCTGGACGATCTGTGCGCGGTCAGATTTGCGGTGCGGATTTCGCATGTGGACCGGGCCATCGTCGGAGAATCCGTACACTGCGTACGAGAGGTCTGCCGACAGGCCGCGCTCGATTTCGTGCGGTTGCACGTCGAGGAACGCCCGCGTCCAGCCGTTCCCGTTGTCTGCTTGACCGGTTACGAGTGAGCCAACGAGCGTGGACTTCCCGTGGTCGACGTGACCAGCGGTCCCGACGACGATGTGGTCGTCGTCGACGTCCAGCATCGCCCCTTCGCGGATGGTTGCGACACCGACGAGCCCGCGTTCTGCCGTTTCGCCGACGCCCCACGTCTCGACGTCTTCGATGTGTGCGCCCGCCTCTTCGGCGAGTAACGAGAGGACGTCCATGGTCTCGGAGAAGTCGGCCGGCGAGATACCGGCGATACCGCCGTCATCGGTGACACCGACGACGTAGGTCGCCACTCCATCACCAGAGAGCACTCTGTGTCGGAGTTGGGCCGCAAGCGACTCCATCCGACCGTCGGACAGGTGAACGGCGCGAGTGAGGCGTTCTTTGAACTCGACGTTCCCGCCTTCTTCCTCACCGCGCTCGAGGGCCTCGTTGAGGAGAGCCCGGTCAGCGCTCATGGCCGGCCGTAGGAAACCAACCGTGAAAACGCTTTCCGCGGTAGTGGTTACCATGTTAATATCAACCACGGTTCACGACTAACTCGTCAACGGGCTATCTTGACACCGAACGGTGTCGACGAACGAGTAGTCGAAATTACTCAGACAGGCGTTCGTACGCCCGAGAGACTCGTTTGAACGCCTCTTGGTCCCCGTTCTTCGAATCGGGATGCGTCTCTTTGACGCGCTCTCGGTACGCCTGTTTCACTTCCTCGGGAGAGGCACCGTCGTCGAGTCCGAGGGTTCGGAGCGCCTCCTGTCTGCTCACGGGGTTTCGGGGTGGGCGAACGCGTTGAGAACGGTTTTGGTAGCCAGTTCGGCCTCCGACATCCCTGAACCGTCCAGCGCCCGGTCCCTGACGCGGGTCGCCGCGCGGGCCAGCGCCGAATCCGCCAGTCGTTTGTCGACTCGCGCGTCGGCGTTCCGACTGAAACCCGACGCCGCCGGCACCTGCTCGGACGCGGGTTCGGCGGAAGCGCTCTTCGAGGCGGCCGCTGACGTGCGAATACATGAAGTACGTCGTCGCACCGAACGGGATGGCCATGACCAGCAAAAACGGCTGGTAGACGAACGCCAACACCACGATGAGCATGGTGATTCCCGCGAACACGGCCGCGAGACCCATGACGAGTCGGTCCCGGTCCACAGTCGCAGTTGGTGGCGCACGGTGGTAAACGTCTCGCCGGTACTGAGACACCGTTCCGATGGCGGCGTGGTCGTCGTCGGTGAACGCGCCGGTTCAGCGGAACTGATTCAGGCGGTTCTTGAGACGCTTCGCCGCTTGACCGGCAGCCTTGTCGAAGTGTTCGCCCTGGTCCTCTCCAGCGAAGATAATCCCCCGAGAAGAGTTCACGAGGCCGACACCGTCGGCGAGTCCGAACTCGACTGCTGCTTCGGCGTCACCGCCCTGTGCACCGACACCGGGGACGAGAAACGGCAGGTCCGGAACCTGTTCGCGGATGTGTTCTAACTCGTCGGGACCCGTTGCGCCGACGACGAGGCCGACGTTTCCGTGTTCGTTCCAGAGGTCGCAAAGCGCCGCAACCCGTTCGTAGAGCGGTTCGCCCGAGGCGAGTTCGAGTGACTGGAGGTCGGACCCACCGGGGTTCGAGGTTCGGCAGAGCACGAACACGCCCTTGTCCGCTCGGTCGAGGAACGGTTGAATCGAGTCACGTCCCATGTAGGGATTGACGGTGATGGCGTCCGCCTCGTCCAGCAGATTCGCGTACTTTCGGGTCGTGTTGCCGATGTCGGCGCGCTTGGCGTCGAGGAGGACTGGCACGCCCTTTCCGTGGGCGTAGGCGATGGTCTCTCGGAGCGACCGCCACCCGTCGGCGTCCTCGTAGAACGCCGCGTTCGGCTTGTAGGCCGCCGCGTGTTCGTGCGTCGCGTCGATGATACGGCGGTTGAACGCCCAGCGTGGGAGGTCCTTGTCGAGGAGGTGTTCGGGGATGCGGTCGATGTCGGCGTCGAGGCCGACGGAGACGACGCTGTTCACCTTCTCGATGCGGTCGTGGAGGTCGTCGAAGAAGCCCATTGCCCGCGAGTGCGACGACCGGGAGTAAGGGGTTTTCCCTTCGGGTTGGATTCTCCGCTGTCTGGGGTGGTTCTATGCAGCGCTACACTGGCCGTTCGACTGCCCACAGCGCCCCCGACCCGAGCAGCAAAATCACACCGAACGCAGCGAGCGCGCCGGCCGGTGAGACCACGTCGGCGACGACGCCGCCGGCGAGTTCGAACGGAACGACGGCGAGCGACAAGACCATGCCAGCGGCCGAGAGCACCGTCGCTCGGCCGACCGAATCCACCCGGTCGTTGACGTACTGATTCCCGAGGACGACAGAGGCGTTGGTGATGGCACGGGTGACAATGAACGCGGGGAAGGCCAGTGGGCCGAACAGGGGGAGTGACCCGAACGCGAGCGCGACGAGGACGGGTGCGAAGAGAAACCACCGTCGAATCCCGATTCGGTCGCGAATCCAGCCAGCTCGGTAACTCGCTGCCGCCGCAGCGAGTGAGAAGACGGCGTAGGAGGCGCTGACTGCAGTGTTCGACGCCGAGGGTGGAACCCCGAGGCCGAGCGCCACGTCGCGGACGATTGGCTGGTCGAAGATGTACGCCATGTTGACGACGCCGAACAGGAGTGCGAAGTAGACGACGAACCCCCGAAGTGGCGGCCGAGTCAACTTCTCTCGAATGACGCGAATCGCCTTCTGCGGGGTGAAGTCGCTTCCGGTCGTCCCGGTCTCGGGAACCGAGAGGAGAATCGGAATGCCGAGTGCCGTCACGACTGCGGTGGCGAAGAACGGCACCGAGTAGTTCGTGGCGTCGGCGATGACGCCGCCTGCGAGTGTCGTCACCGCGCCGATTGCGAGGCCGACGCCAGTCGCCCGGCCACGAACGCTCGCGAACTCCTGTGTCTCGTCGGTCTCGCCCAGCAGGTCGTAGAGCCACGCGTCGTCGCTTCCGGAGCGGAACGTCTGTCCAACTGCCCACGTCGCGTAGACGACGGCGAACTGGAGAAACGTAGACGAGAGGCCCATGGCGACGGTCGAAACGGCGATGATGGCCGTCCCGACTACCATCGCAGTGCGTCGTCCGAGTCGGTCGCCGACGTACCCCGTCGGAATCTCGCTGGCGACGAGTGCAAGCCACCAGATGCTGTTGAGTGCGCCGACCGCCGCGAACGAGAGACCCTGCGACCGGACGAACAGAATCCAGATGGCTGCCGTAAACGAGACGAACTCGGTCGCCTTGTAGGCGTAATACTTCGCAACCGGCGAGCGGAGACCCGTCTCCATTCAGTCTCGTGCCTCGAAGACGATGCGGCCGTCGACGACGGTCATCGCCACGTCGATGTCACGAATGGAGTCGGACTCCCACGGCGACTCGTCGAGGACGACGAGGTCGGCGGCGTTGCCCGGGACGACGGTCCCCAGTCGGTCTTCGTCGAATCCGGCGTAGGCACCGCCCGAGGTGTACGCGCGGATTGCTTCGGTGACGGTGAGTGACTGGTCTGGGTTCGGATGGTCGGTGGCGAGGTCGATACCGAGCAACGGTCCGAGTGGCAT
The genomic region above belongs to Haloferax marinisediminis and contains:
- the mch gene encoding methenyltetrahydromethanopterin cyclohydrolase, with amino-acid sequence MESINRMAIELVDEALDFADELGIEGYELDSGATVIDFGVDADGGVEAGMLLAEIQTAGLATVQTRMGDVAGTPRPTVELSTDRPALALLCSQKAGWELVFDDFDGLGSGPARALVGEEEEFHHLGYYDEFDLTALTVESINLPTDEVAEHVADMCGVEPSAVFLPTYATGSLAGSVTGAARTAELAMFNLFEAGYEPSSVISASGSAPLAPVSFDEGVAMSRTNDAVAYGGKVHLTVAEDFDDFDRAISTAGEEYGVPFEQLFEDAEWDFGEVDPGVFGPAQATIDVVDGPTYTFGETDEDVLAESFGL
- a CDS encoding GTPBP1 family GTP-binding protein is translated as MSADRALLNEALERGEEEGGNVEFKERLTRAVHLSDGRMESLAAQLRHRVLSGDGVATYVVGVTDDGGIAGISPADFSETMDVLSLLAEEAGAHIEDVETWGVGETAERGLVGVATIREGAMLDVDDDHIVVGTAGHVDHGKSTLVGSLVTGQADNGNGWTRAFLDVQPHEIERGLSADLSYAVYGFSDDGPVHMRNPHRKSDRAQIVQDADRLVSFVDTVGHEPWLRTTIRGLVGQRLDYGLLVVAADDGPTRTTREHLGILLAMELPTIVAITKTDAVSAERLDEVEREVERLLRGVGRTPLSVERHGVEAAVDEISESVVPIVLTSAVEMDGIDELDHMFESLPKRSAAEGDFKMYIDRTYSVTGVGAVASGTVNSGAVEAGDALLLGPMADGSFKEVEVRSIEMHYHRVDRANAGRIVGIALKGVSESEIERGMVLLPIDAEPTAVREFEAEVMVLNHPTRIREGYEPVVHLETASEAAVFYPEGGQLLPGDTGKTRVEFKFRPYFVEEGQRFVFREGRSKGVGTVTSVE
- a CDS encoding MFS transporter encodes the protein METGLRSPVAKYYAYKATEFVSFTAAIWILFVRSQGLSFAAVGALNSIWWLALVASEIPTGYVGDRLGRRTAMVVGTAIIAVSTVAMGLSSTFLQFAVVYATWAVGQTFRSGSDDAWLYDLLGETDETQEFASVRGRATGVGLAIGAVTTLAGGVIADATNYSVPFFATAVVTALGIPILLSVPETGTTGSDFTPQKAIRVIREKLTRPPLRGFVVYFALLFGVVNMAYIFDQPIVRDVALGLGVPPSASNTAVSASYAVFSLAAAAASYRAGWIRDRIGIRRWFLFAPVLVALAFGSLPLFGPLAFPAFIVTRAITNASVVLGNQYVNDRVDSVGRATVLSAAGMVLSLAVVPFELAGGVVADVVSPAGALAAFGVILLLGSGALWAVERPV
- the pyrF gene encoding orotidine-5'-phosphate decarboxylase, yielding MGFFDDLHDRIEKVNSVVSVGLDADIDRIPEHLLDKDLPRWAFNRRIIDATHEHAAAYKPNAAFYEDADGWRSLRETIAYAHGKGVPVLLDAKRADIGNTTRKYANLLDEADAITVNPYMGRDSIQPFLDRADKGVFVLCRTSNPGGSDLQSLELASGEPLYERVAALCDLWNEHGNVGLVVGATGPDELEHIREQVPDLPFLVPGVGAQGGDAEAAVEFGLADGVGLVNSSRGIIFAGEDQGEHFDKAAGQAAKRLKNRLNQFR
- a CDS encoding MTH1187 family thiamine-binding protein: MTVIAMLSVAPVTEGSMSGEVAKAVAALDDFDVSYETNPMGTIVEAADIDELLAAVAAAHKAVDGDRVSTFLKIDDKRTVDQRAADKVSAVEEHLGRPAKRDHE
- a CDS encoding J domain-containing protein, with the protein product MDRDRLVMGLAAVFAGITMLIVVLAFVYQPFLLVMAIPFGATTYFMYSHVSGRLEERFRRTRVRAGAGGVGFQSERRRASRQTTGGFGAGPRGDPRQGPGAGRFRDVGGRTGYQNRSQRVRPPRNPVSRQEALRTLGLDDGASPEEVKQAYRERVKETHPDSKNGDQEAFKRVSRAYERLSE